GTTTGTGGAAATATGTTTTCATGTTTTCTGCCTATGATTGTTTTTACTACTCCTTGTGTTTTTAATGGCATGCACTTCTTCTTATTGTACAAAAGGTTAACAATATCTATATGAAATGGtttatgataaaatacaaaatctatatattgtataaaagGTTGTTACTACtccttgatttttttataggTGTGAAAATACAACGAGAACTAATATCGTGTGTGCACATGTATTCGTGATTACAATTGcacatataattttataaaatagaaacaaataGTAGAACACTAAATAATTGGTTGCtagtaattcttttttaatgttGGAGCTAATTATATTTCTATTCCATTACGGATATTTtcctctctatttttttgtcttcCATAAATTTGCTCACACAACTGCataattatacatttaatcaattaacaatgCTTTTTATAAATGCCAtcaatatgtttttattaatcacaaaaaattttactaaaaaatgaatttttttgttcaatttaTACGAATTGTGTTTGTGTATTTTACTATAACCATGTTATTGaaaacaattattttcttgattgtgaaataaaataatcatagaaAAAGCATACTGATTAAATGAATATACAGGCCCATCGTCTATTCAAATTATACTGGGCCGTCTCAATTTCAGAGCCCATTagatttttcttataaattgaattagggttttagtttctctcttctcatctctgctgATCTCCCAAACCCTACATCCCAAAgcaaggaggaagaagaaattagAGATGGGTAAGAGCAGTGATTCAtctttaattacaaaaaaaggCGAatgtatttcaattttgtttcgtgcattgattaatttgtgttttcCTTAGCGAGGATTAAGGTTCACGAGCTTAGGCTGAAGAACAAGGTGGAGCTGCTGGCGCAGCTGAAGGATCTGAAGGCGGAGCTTGCTCTGCTGCGCGTGGCGAAGGTCACTGGAGGCGCTCCCAACAAGCTTTCGAAGATCAAGGTGGTTAGACTGTCGATCGCGCAGGTGCTGACCGTGATTTCTCAGAAGCAGAAGTCTGCGCTCCGAGAAGCGTATAAGAACAAGAAGTACTTGCCTCTTGATCTCCGCCCTAAGAAGACTCGCGCTATCCGCCGCCGCCTCACCAAGCACCAGGTATCATTCATTTTCTGATGGAGAACTTGTTTGGTATAAGAATATGTCGGATTTGTATGCTTTTTGAGCTCTGTTGTGTGATTAATGTTGACTAATGgctgatttttattattgtgaaCCAATTATAGATTCGCGATTTCCATTTTCAATAACTTTATATACATATGCTAAGTTCGGTTAATTGTCTCctttttttaacatgtttggactttggatgttatgatgcaattttttaagattatttttgtttaattgttgCAACTTTACATCTGTTTATTTTGGTTGTTCATTTGCCTGTAAATGCTCTATGATGAGTGTAtttcactttaatttaatcttgtaaatttgtttattatttgcCTTAGAAACCTCAGATAATCATCACTGTATCATATATCATCTGTTGTAGTTTATGCACATCAGATtagtattttacatttaaatgGCATGGCTTTTCTGTTTTGGATATTGATTCTCCTCAGCTAATACAGTAATTCACTCGAGGCTTTGTTTTATTCTTCTCTTCTAATTTTAGGGCTTCATCGTAATTATAATGAGAGCGAGAGACTTGTAAATGCCTTTAATTACGGTTGACCATGTATGTCAAAAGCATATACTGTATGTGTTGTGCTGTATTGTGCTAAATGTAAATCACTCATTTcatactattccctccgttccgcggtagttgattcatttatttttctgcactcattttagaaaaatgataataaataggtaaagtaaatccattttaattatttattatcatttttataaaatgagtgcagaaaatgaaatgactcaactaccgtggaacggagggagtataatttatctGAAATATTCCCCTTGTGTGCACGTTTAAGGAATAAATCTTAACATATATGCGTTGTGGGTGTTGGGCTGCTGTGTGCTTGTGCCATTTCATCATCTGATGCTCAGATGTCTAAAGATTTTACGTTCAGTTGGGCAAtcctgtttttatttttgcttttcttGAATGTGCCCGTTCACTTGTATTTCTTGAATCATCTACTGTATTTCCATGGTGTCTGACTATCAGTATTGGTCCTTGTTTCAGGCATCTTTGAAAACagagaagcagaagaagaaggagatgtACTTCCCTCTAAGAAAGTATGCTATCAAAGTTTAAGTTCTTTGTTTTAAGGGATTTTGTTTCTGTTGCTCAATCTTAAGGaatgacaattttttgttCGAGTCAACTCTATATTTGCAATTAGTTCAATGGTGATATTGAgacatgaaatttttatgcatTGACACAATCATCTTCTATAGTACTACAAGAAAAAGGTCATGATATGTTGATAGCCaactaacaaaaatattagtatcTGTTTCAGTTTTTCTGTTTTGTCTTTGTTTTTGTATGCATGCTTCTATTTGAACAGTGCATGTTTGGTAGGAATGTTAAATTAGCATAagataattaataagatgGCTTTACGATAAGACTTAGGATAAATAAACAGGTGATTTGTTTGGTATCAATGACAAAAATTAGGATAAAGATGTAAAAATACTGATATGTCCctgtgaaattaaattttattccagATATGTCCCTAGCACATATACGTTCATTTTTCTCCCCCATCTTTCTATCTCCCTTTCCTCTTCTCTGTCTATCATTCTAGTCCATTAGCATCAATTTTACACTCCCCAACACCCTACAATTCCATTAAGAGcatctccggtggcgcccctcccactaggacttccactGGGACTTTCCACAAAaacttcctgccacgtcatcactaggacttcccattttactgccacatcactacgGCTTCCCCTGCACAAGGACTTCTCACTAGGACTTTTCGcaataaaactaaattcacaattattcaatttacggaattaaaattgacaCGAATACGAATGGGAAAATgcgaatatttcattaaaaaaacatacattattcggaaaaataaattacatagtcaataaaaaaaagcaaccACATCAACGTCCACTCCTCCGCGTCCATAACGAGATCCAATTCATTATCACTCACTGTCACTAGCGCCCCCGCCACTACCACCCGCACGACTACTAGCCATTCTAGATATACTTGAAAATagagtttagagagagaaacttgttaacataagtggtgtgaatgaaatgaagttcaacgagccgtatttatagagttttttttaaaaaaatataaaaataaaaaaaaaatcaaatttaatcggacgttcgatatatcgatatatatcgatattttatttttgatatatatcgatatttaacgatatatcgaatttcggtacgatttatcgaaatatcgatacgataacgatatgaaatttttttatatcgaaagttcgatatatcgaaactttcgatacgataacgatatgaaattctttcatatcgatattttcgacacgatacacgatacaacgttttcgatacgatatatcatatcgacccacccctagcGATGACGAACTCTTCGCCGTTCTCGGCTACAACATCAAATCCTCCGACGTGGCCGAACTAGAGATCACAAATCGCCTAATTTAAGGAACAGAAGATGCTTGCTCGCCCCAATTTCTGGAACTAGAGATGATTGATCAAATATCTCGTCAAATTCAGAGGGAAAATTGTGGGAGAAAAGCCCTAATTTCTGGAATTGGAGATGATTGAGCAATTTTCACGTCAAAATCAGTGGGAAGGGCAGGGGCATTTTAGTCATTTTGTATCATGTCTGGATGATGGATATGCTATCTCACCCTTTTTGGGCtgataaataattagtcattTTGAACTAATTTACTTCGGGCCTCACCAGACTGAGATGGGCTTTGATGACTTAACATGGAccttatttttttcaccaagTAGCCAAGTAACACCTATAACTCATATATCATGGCCTTATCTAGGCTACCAAACACCACCTAATATTGTCGatgatttcttttctttttgtattgGAATTGATTGATTGTTAGTAGGAATCGACTCTAcgttataatttattttcttggtttGTTGTAGAGTTATCTTAGTAGACGTAGTCACTCATTTCATACTATAATTtctaaactaattttaaattcggTCAACTGGACCCATTAAAGCAGGATGCCCTATGATGGGAAAATACCTTTAAACTTTTGAATGTTAGTTACTAGTAATGTTTTTGACTTAACATCGTGTTTCACTTTAGAAAGAATAAGTAAACTATTGCACATTTCTagttcatgaaaaaaaatcatttgttttaatttcccCGGACCTGAGGCGCACATTTAatactctttcttttttctattttggagcAGTTAAGAGCAGTGCATTATTTCTTCcgtgttaattttatttacaatttatatcattatatattaaaatttgtgatgaTTCAAATGTTCATAGTATTTTAAGGACTGAGGAAGTAGtagtaaatataataatgaataTTATAGCAACAAAATTAAGATTATTATCTTAAGCAAGTTTTCAAGAAACTACTAGAAAAGCAATTCTACGATTGATTGGTTGGAAAGGCATGAAAAAGAACATTGTTTTGGGGTATGATAACTACTGGTCAAGGTTGAAACAACATAACAATATCCTTTGGaaatggaaacaaaaaaacaatactccccgtgtcttaattaaaaatgaaatgtttttcttcttggaacagataaattttataaatacattaaGATTGTACATGTAGCATTATGTACACCCTATGTCTATGAATAAGTGTTCCATAGTTGACCGGCTCtggttttaataaattgtttgattttgggaAATGTGAAtggatagaaaaaattaatggaatgtatattgtacttttatataataaatcgtgagtgaaataagttagtagaGTGTAGGATccagtaataaaaaatagtacccTCTCCCCGACCCAAGGTAGTtgatgcatttcttttgggcataaaatttaagaaatttaagagaggaaataaagtaagaaagatgaagagagagtaacgtaagtaaatgaataaatttttaccAGAAAGGAAATAACTCAACGACCTtatgacaaactaaaaagaaatacgactcaattaccttgggacggagggaataaaaatgaaatgacacatttattagcgaatgaaaaaaaaggtaaaatgagacatttaatggctGACCGAGGGAGTAGGACTTAGTAAGCAATACACTATTAGTGTTAAAATAGATTGAACTATGTAGCCTAATTATATTAAGTTGATCAACATAATAGTAttccatattaaaaaaatttgatttcgtACTACTGATACTTATTACTCCATGATATTTCATTA
The genomic region above belongs to Salvia hispanica cultivar TCC Black 2014 chromosome 3, UniMelb_Shisp_WGS_1.0, whole genome shotgun sequence and contains:
- the LOC125211202 gene encoding 60S ribosomal protein L35; this encodes MARIKVHELRLKNKVELLAQLKDLKAELALLRVAKVTGGAPNKLSKIKVVRLSIAQVLTVISQKQKSALREAYKNKKYLPLDLRPKKTRAIRRRLTKHQASLKTEKQKKKEMYFPLRKYAIKV